The nucleotide window ATCCTTAACGACCCCTCCGATCCGGAACATCACCAAATCGTTTTCGGAGACTGGGCTTCCCAGCTTAGCCCTGACAAGGAAGCCGTGAGCTATACAACATTTTTCCGCGGTCATTTTCCAACGGCTGTATTTCTGAACCCTCAAGAAACACAGCGAATCCGCTGGCAGAAGCAATCGCTTCAAAACGGCCTTCAGACCTTACTTTTAAGCGCCTCGGTTCCAGTTCATATCCAGAACTATACCGATGAAACACGACCAACCGCAGTGGAAGCTTGGCATTGCCTGGAATGGATACGCACCTATGCAGGACAGTATCTGAATGAAATAGAGAGTCGGCAGGAAAAACCAAATGAAACCATGAGCTGGCTGTTTGCTGAAGCCGTCACCTTGATCCGCGGCAGCCATGACCCATCCGATCCTACGCCTTACCTTAGTGTTGTTCCTGCACTGAGATATACCGCTTATCAAAAAACCGTTGATCGTCTGTTGGTCCTCAGCCGTGATCTTCAAGCCCAGCTGAATCTAGCTGAACAGCGAATTGATGCCTTTCAAGCAGAACTGCGTCGAAGCTACAAAGAAGCCGAACGAGATGAAAATCTGCGCCAAATCGCTCAGTTCATGATTAACCAAAATACCGCCTTAGCCCAAAAAGAAGCCGATATGAGCGCTGCTTACAGTCAGATCATTCATTCTCAAGAAAATCTCATCCAAACGCTCTCCCTCCGCAAGGGTGAAATTTTATCCCAGTACAGCAGCTATGAAAAAGAGCTGAAAACCAAAAAGGAAGTTTTGGATACAGCGATTGAAAAAAACCTGGAGGCTGAGCGAGCCAAGGCTTCCATGGAATTCATCTTCAGCCTTACTGAGGCGCTGCTCGGCATCGTTTCTGGTTCCTTTAACTTTGCCTTGCTTGACAGCGAAACAACGGATATCGCCAAAACCGCAAAGAAATGGGACGCTTTTCTGAAATATGCCGGTGAGATCAACAAGATTATTTCACTCAGTGAATCCTTGGCTGATTATGTATCGAAAATCAACGATTTGGATAAGTTGACAATTGACGCTGCCATACCGACAGAGCAAGACTGGAAAGCATTTTTGTATGCCTGTGAAGTGAAGCTGTCCACCTGCCGCAGCCTGATTCCAATAGAAACTGGGGACTATCTGAACGTCATAAAAAAACTGATCGATACTGCCTCCGCACTGAACTCAGCAGTCGATCAGATTGCCGGGGCCCAGCGTGAAATCTTTTACCAGCAGGCAATGCAGAAGGTATCCGATGCTCAGCAAATCCGGCTTGAGGCTTTATCTCTGGAGCTGAATTCCCCGAATTGGAAGCCGGAAGAGTCCATCTTGTTGGATCTTGGACAGCTGGAGGGTTCGCTGCAGCAGCGTCAGACCCGCGCCCTGCTGATGATCAGTGAATTAGTCCGGCTCCAGGATGATTCGATGACCTATCACTATTTAAGCCAGCCGACCCCGATTCTCCGGTATGATTTGTTGTCAGTAGAGGAAACGCTGGCAGCCCAGGCCGCTTCAGCTCTCAAAGCCTTGGACAATTATCCATATCCACCGACCGATCTGGGACCTGTCGATGTTGTCTTTGCGGATTTGCCTGTATCTCAACTGCTTAGTGATGACGGCGTTTTGATCGAACCTTCGATGAATGAGGGGCTATTCCGCAATCTGGCGCGAGTTCGCATTCACGCCATGGATTTACGGATTGACGGTCTGACCACGGCCTCCGGCCGCTGTCATATTTTCATCGAAACGTTAAGCGATCCGATGCTGGATCGAGGACTTCGCCAGGAAACGCTCAGTTATCGAATGATTTCCCGTCGCTGGGTCGTTATCTACGATATTGCAACCGGAAGAACGATCATGGATACTCACCCTGCACAGGAATGGGGGCAATATTTCACTAAACCAACGCCATTTCAGAAAATGCGGATTCGCCTGGCTCAAGCGGAGGACAACCGCGATGCATCCATTCCAACAGAAACCACGTCTGTCCGGCTTAGTCTGATGCTGGAAGCCTGTCCCAGCTACCGCAGTCACTGGCCAGTGAATCCGCTGGCTCTCAATAAGGAGGAAAATCAAATGAGGAAAAATGCAGAAGAACCTTTTGTCGCCAAACTGAAGGGTTTGTCGATTACCGACGGATGGGATGTTGTCAGCTTCGTTTCTTTAGCTAAGATCAATAAGCTTTGGGCCGAACGCTGGACAGCCGAACAGAATCCGGAGTTTTCTGAATATCGTCAGTTTCTGCAGCACATTGAATGCCATATGGAAGAAACACCGGTCTTCTCGACCCTGAGCTATGATCTGAAAGCCGATCTGGGCGCGCCCTTGTTGACCTTCCGAGATCAGAAAGCAGATGTTCGGATCCCGATTCTCGCTGGTACATTGACGATCACCGAAACCGGAAGCAGCGGAAGTCAGAGTCAATCCTATTCATTTTCTCAAGATCCTAAACAGCCTGCCGCTTTAGTCACGCAGGTAGAGCTTAAGGAACTCAGCGGCTCTGTGCATGAAAAATCAGTCGCTATTCAGATCAATCAAGGAGCTTTCCTGTTAGAAAATTTTACGATTTCTAAAATCATAGACGTGAAATTAGCAAATATGATTACGACTTTCTTTAAAAAAGAAAATATTCCGCCTTGGGTTCTCGGCAGTCTGCGGTTAGATACGGATATTCCTTTTCTCAAACCGACGCAGTTCTTCTTTCGAACTTATACGAGTTCAGATCTCTATGAAAAGACGGAGGCTCATGTCGATGTTTTGGCCTTGTATATCTTAACCGTCAGCCCAGCGGTTCCCGCTTTCGGCATGCGGCGCACTTGGCCCAAAAACACCTGGGTTGTCACGGAAGCGCAGGACGCCGCCGTGTATTTCTCAGCGGATTTGTTCTGGAATAAAGAAATTCAGCCAGCCTTAACGCGAGATATCGGACCTTGCAAAGTAACGACCACTTCGCTTCCGCAGATTAGCTGGCAGGCCCAATTTACTGATTCACGGGTCGTTTATGACAATACGGCTGACATCAAAGAAGGCTTTGAGGCGCGCGGTAATTACCGTATTGTTAAAGAACATGCCATTGTCAACTTTCCAATGGACAGCATCACAGTGGATCTGACGCTGGATTCAATCTGCACCCACTGCAATGCAGCTTGGGATGACTCGTTTCCTTATCAGGGAAGAACCGTACTGCCGGATCCGGATTGTCCGGATGCAGCCTTGAACGTAGAGTGGGATTCTGTTCATTTCACTTGTTCTTATGATGCCAGTACGCAGGCCGTCATCGACCCTGACACCTTTGTTATTACTTTTGAGCCGATTCAGGCCGCCGATCCGCAGGTGAAGGCAACCTATCCCACCAAACGCCCATGGTATATCAGTTCCGGCACCGTCAGCGAGGATATCGTCAAAGCCGCAAAAAAAGAAATCACCGATAAACTGAAAGCACCCAAGATTAACTTATCGGCCATGCCAATGTTTGCCGTCAGCAATCTTTTATTTCCTGAAGGCAAGGTCATGGAACCCCAAGCCGTTTATTTTCCGAATGATCTAGTGATTGTCGGTACGGGAGCGATTCCTCAGACGATAGCGCTGAAGCGGCTGCAGTCGGGAAAGGCAAAATAACCTCGGATTGATCGACATTCAGCTTTTAAATACTTCCTTTTCTGATTTCATCGAGTGCCGGTTAATCCCCGGCACTGTTTCTGTACAGGTTCTTGCAGCTAACTTATGAATGAGGGTTGATTTCTGTTATTTTGTCCATACTAAGAAAGAATAGAAATGCTCAGAGGTGACAGGATATGCAGAAATCATACTGGCAGAAGCAGCGCCTGCAATGGGAAGCAGCGCAGCTGAATGAAGATCAGGAAACCGACATCGCAATTGTCGGAGGCGGGTTAACCGGCTTGTTATGCGCCTGGCTGCTGAAAGACAGCGGCCGGCACGTTACCGTCGTTGAAAAACGGCGCTTTCTGGAAAACAACTCCGTGCGCAACACCGGCAAGGTCAGCGCACTGCACGGGGCGTTTTATCATACGCTGCCTGCCGAATTAGCTCAGTCGGTGTATGAAATCAATCGGCGGGCTGTTGATCAATACGAACAGTTGATTCAAGCTGCGGAGATTCAGTGCGGCTGGCAGCGGACAGCGGCTGTACTGGCAGCCCAGAGTGAGGAAGGAACCGCGATCTTGAAGCAGGAAAAAGCTGCGCTGAATGCCATCGGCGCGCAGCTGACAGATCCGCCGGCATGGGGTCTTCCCTTTCAGCAGCAGGATCAAGTGGCCTTAGCCCAACAAGCTTTGCTTGATCCCTGGCTGTTTCAAAAGGGATTGTTGGAAGCCTTAAAAGATAAAGTGACACTTTATGAGGAATCCCCGATCATTGAAATTCAGGATCATTGCCTGATCAGCGACGGCAGCTATGTTTTACGATTTCAAGATTTGATTCTAACCACTCAGTTTCCCGCCTTTGACCGGCTGCAGCTGTATGCGGCACGGTTTCATTACCAGCGTGAAGCGATTGCGGCCTTTCGCTGTGATCCGGCATTGAACGGCCTGCTTCTCAATACTGTCGATCCGAGTGAAGCTTTATCGCTGCGGTTTGCACAAAAAGAAAACGAACCGGCTTTGCTTTTAGCCGGCCCCGCCATCGGAATTCATCATTATCCAAAAGATCCTTACGCTCAGCTTTTACAAACCGCAAAAACGTTGGATGTTCATCAGCCGCTGGCGTGCTGGACAGCCCAGGATTTAATTCCACGCCATCATCTGCCGTTTATCGGTCAGATTCAGGATCATTTCTGGGTTGCGACAGGTTATTCCAAATGGGGTTATACTTGGGCTATGACTGCCGCTGAGATGATCTGTTCCCAGCTGCAGGATGCAGCCTATGTTATTCCTGATTACCTGCGGGCCCGACGCAAGGGAGATCTGTTCAGTCTGTATACCTTGGGCAATGCCGGAACACTAACCGAAGCGTTTTTCAAAGACCGATTCTCTGTCAGTCCTGATGGCGAACCGCTCCGCACCGGAAGTGTCGTACGCCTGCACGGCCGCCGTTACGGGGTTGTCATTCCTGAACAAGGGCTGGAATTCATGGTGGATCTGACCTGCCCACATATGGGATGTCCGCTGCATTACAATCCTGCAGATCAAACTTGGGACTGCCCCTGCCATGGTTCCCGCTTCACCCTGGACGGCCGCAGTCTTTACTCCCCTTCCAATGTTTCGCTGCAGCATTATCCGGGAATCAACAGCCTGCATCCCAATCTGAAATAACAATCCTTCCGATTCTTGACTTTCTTTGATTCCTATACAAAAAAGGGCAGGTACTGAGAAACTTCAGTCCTGTCCTTCTTCTATTTTAATTTCAATACTGGGCGCTTATTTCCACAAATCAAATGGGTACAGCCCCTGGTCTTTGTATTCTTTCAAACACTGCATGACATACGGCTTATCTTCTTTATAAGTAACGCCGAACCAGCGATCGTTGGATGTCAGCACTTTTACCGTACAGGCCTTGCGCTCTAACAGCGTACCGATCGCAGTCGGGATGACATGTTCGCACTTCATCGGATTTTCAACAATTCCCTTACGGATAAATTCTTCAAAAATCGGTTCGCACTGATCAAAGATTTTTGGCGTAAAGCCCCAGAAATTCATCGAGACCACCGCACCCTTTTCAATCGGTTCCCAAGTCTTTCCATCATCCTGAGTCAGCTTCGCATGATCGCCGTCCTTCGCAATTTTCGGGCATTCCACGATCTTCTGCAAGAAGCCGTTTTCATCCCGTTCACAGATAGCGCGGGAAACTGTGCCATGATCGGTCAGGGTATTTTCCAGCACATAGCCGACCATTCCATATTCGCCGTCCTTCACTTCGTTGGACAGGAAATTATAAATTACGCGGAAAGCGTCCTTGCCATAGTAATCATCGGCATTGATGATCGCAAACGGAGCATCCAGATGACGGCAGGCCAGTAACGCATGCGTCGTTCCCCACGGCTTCTCCCGGCCTTCTGGAACCGTAATCCCTGCCGGCACATCAGCCAGATCCTGATAAGCAAATTCCACTTCCATATGCTTGGATACTTTGTCGGTCAGATTTTTACGGAAAGCTTCCTCATGTTCTTTGCGGATGATCAGCACGACCTTGTCGAAGCCGGCTTCATGAGCATCGTAAATCGAGAAGTCAATGATCGGCTCGCCATTGCTGCCAACCGCATCAATCTGCTTCAGTCCGCCGTAGCGGCTGCCCATACCGGCGGCCAGAATGACTAAAACTGGTTTTTTCATCTTATTTCTAATCTCCTTTTTTATCTTTCGTTGGTTTCATTATATCATGCTTTTCACAGTTTGAGACACCGATTTGGCACAGGCTTGAAATCCCTTACGGCCAGATCAACCCCCTTCGCTTTAAAAAGAGTCAAGACTTATATTTCAGCGCCGACTCCCGCTTTGAATCGGCCCCTTAAGAAAGCCAATCGGGTGAATTGTCTGATCTTGTTTGGGATTGAAATGGGTCAGTGGTTTATCCAGCAGCAAGCTGCAGCGCTGGATTTTCTCAAAGCCAAACCGGCGGCGAATTCCGTCGACGGTCTTTTCCAGTTGCAGTAATGACTGACGCTGTTGTTCATCAGCGAACAAATCCAACTGTTCCCCGGTCTGATCTGAACTTAGATCAAACACGCTGATCCCGATACTGCGCAGCGGCAGCGCGTTCTGCCAGGCTTGACGCAAAAGGATTTCGGCTTCCTGCAGAATTTCTTCCGCCAGCTGCGTCGGTCGGGAACGCTGATGCTGCCGAGTCCAGCGATAGAGATGGATATCCCGCAGCCCCAGCGCTATGCCTTTGCCTTTTAGCCCCTGATCCCTTAGACGCGAAGCTACCGATTCCGCCAACACTCTTAATACCAGCACCGCTTCTTCATGGGTATGCAGATCATGAACTGCCGTAACACTGTTGCCGACCGATTTCACTGGAATCGCCTCGTTGCTCAAAGCGACTTCGCTGATATCCTCGCCCAGCGCAAACCAATGCAGCATTTCCCCCACTTTGCCGAAATGACGGCGCATAAACTGCCGATCCTGAGCCGCCAGATCACCGATCGTCAGAATTCCCCATGCCTGCAGCTTTTTCTGGGTTGCGGCTCCGACATAAAATAATTCCCGCACGGATAACGGATAGATTTTTTCCTGAAAATTTGTCCGGTTCACGGTCACAAATCCGCTGGGCTTCACAAAATCTGAAGCCATCTTGGCAAAAATTTTATTGAACGATAATCCGATCGAGATCGTTAATCCCAGTTCAGTATAGACGCGCTGCTGGATCGTCTGCGCGATCTGTTGTGCGGGGCCAAACAGGCGCTGCGAATCTGTCAGATCCAGCCAGGCTTCATCCAGTCCATATTCTTCAACCCGATCCGTATATTGTCGGTAAATCGCTTTAACCTGATCGGTAATCTGCTGATAGCGATGGTAATCCGGCGGTAGAATAAGCAGCTGGGGACATTTCATCCGTGCTTCATCCAAAGTTTCACCTGTTTGAATTTTATATTTCTTGGCATGCAGATTCTTTGCAAGAATGATTCCATGCCGTTCTTCCTGACTGCCGCCGACAGCCATCGGCTGCTTTTTCAGCTCAGGATTCAGCATTTCTTCGATTTGCGCATAACAATGGTTAATATCACTGTGAACAATCGCCCGTTCCATATCGATCACCTCTGCCTTGAATTTTACAAGAATAATATTCAAGTTATGTTCTTGACATTCTACCTGGTGAATGTTATGTCACGCTTTCCAGTTTCTGGTGATTCGTGAAACAAAAGAAAATCCCGGTGAAATGGCAGTCATTTCCGGGATTATCTATCTTGAAAGATGATCTTATTTATCTTTAGAATTCATTTTCTTTAATTCATATAAAATCATCCCCGCTAGCACACATAAAGGAACACAACCAGCATTCATTAGACTAAGATAGAAAGAGGCCAACGAGCAAATAACGGTTAAAACAATAACACGTAGTTTCATAAACAAACCTCAACTTTCCAATTTTCGTCATTATTGAAACTCATCAAGGATAAAAAGTCTGCAAAAAGTAAGATTAGTATTTTTTCATCATTGAGTCATCTTCTTTTTATTTTATAATGGCATTATATCAGTTGTTTAATAAAAATAATATTTTAACAGAATGAATTAGCAAAAATTTTATTGAAGAATAATCTGATCGAGATTGTTAATCCCAGTTCAGTATAGACTCGCTGCTGGATCGTTTGCGCGATTCTTGCATGGAACCAAACAGTCGCTGCAAATCTGTCAGATCCAGCCAGACTTCATCCAAAATTTCACCTGTTTGAATTTTATATTTCTTGGCATGCAGATTCTTTGCAAGAATGATTCCTTGCCGTTCTTCCTGACTGCCGCCGACGGCCATCGGCTGCCTTTTCAGCTCAGGGTTCAGCATTTCTTCGATTTGCGCATAACAATAGTTAATATCACTGTGGACAATCGTTCTTCCATATACAAAAGAAAATTCCGGGGAAATGGCAGTCATTTCCAGGATCTATTCCATTCCGAGCAATATTTGTTTGGGATTCAGTTTCATGATGATTCCAGCGGTAAACATTAGACTTAAAAGTATCACCACAAGTCCGCAGCCCACTGTGCTCACAATGACATGAAACTCCACTTTCATTTGAAATTCATCGAACACCTCCTGTTGGTTCAGTTCAGTGAAATAGGAATTCGTTGGTTCAAATTCAAATTCGGTAACAAATTCCTGTTCGTCAACGACCGATAAATCCAGAATCCTCTGCCCTAAGGACGGAAGAACAACAAACGATAGACTAGCAGCGATCACCAGCCCGATCATCATTTCCATCAATAATTCCAAGTAGAATTGAATGATTATCGAAATACGGCGAGTACCGAGAGCCAATAAGGAACCAATTTCAATTTGACGTTTTTTCACAAACAAAGCGGTAACAGTCGTTAAAATAAGCACGGCGTTGATCATGACAATTCCAAGCAAGGTCTTGGCAAAGAAAGTAATCACATTTAGAGGTTGTTCAACACGTTCAAGAACTTCATTATTGGTATTCAGCTTATAAACTGGGGAAACCCAGAAGTTAGCTAGTTGTTTAAATTCACTCATGAAATCGATGTTCTTCAATAAAATCACAGGATTTTCATGCCCTACATTAAAATCTTCTTTTTCGCCGGCTTCCCCGCCATCGTCCAATGCTAAAATGGATGCATATCCGACAGTTCTCACAATTTCCTCCAACGTTGATCCTGGAACTAAAATTTGATTTTCAGCTCGATTTCGATCCACGCTCACTTCATTCTTATCTTTGTTCTCATAGATTCCAATAATTTCAAACGTTGTTCTGCACTCTTCCGGCTTTAAGTAAACTGCGGCGGAATCGTCAAACTCACACCATTCAATTTCGATTGTATCCCCCAGCGTCAGCTGATTTTCCTGCGCCAGCCCCTGCTCGATTACCGCCACCTGCGCGAAATTTCGTACTTCTTCTTCATTATAAAAACGTCCTTCTTTCATCACATAGGAATCTGTATGAAATTCGACCATATCGGGCTTCCCATTTCCAAGTAGCTGCACATTTCGTTTCGTCTGGGATAAACCACTTTTCTCAGAAGCAACGCTTTTAAAATCCAAACTTGTCCCCGTGTTCGAAACAAGATAATTACTGGTTAAAATCAAATCATTATCGAACAATGCAGCTAGGCTTTTTTTTGCTTTACGCTGCTTCTCAAAGCTATCCTCGCTCTCTAAGGTTCGCAAATAATCAAGGTTCATCTCCAGGATAATCACGGGATTCATTTTGTTTTTTGCCCTCTGTATCGCTTGAGAACCTGCCGTCTGCATACTAAATCCAATGAAGATGAGGAAACTGATTAAAGCAAATAACAAACTGATCAAAACAGATCGCGAAGGAACTCGGATAACAGCACGCAATGCCCGTGAAATCACGCCCATGTTTTTTTTCCTCCTCATCACGTCAAAATTTTCTTAGGTTTCATTTTTAAAATTGTAGGACTAGTTAGGCCTAAGCTCATCAGCAGAATCCCACCTTCGCAGATCAAACAAGCAATGATTTCTCTTCCTGTTAACTCAACCTGGAATTGATCTAAAATCTTTTCCGGATCGATTTCACTAAAATATTTTTCCGCTTCTGAATAGGAAAGATCTTCATCCGCATCAAGAAATTCAGTTTGTTTTTGGATAACGGTCAGTGTTAAGAGCTGATCATTCAAGGGTTTAACAATCCATAAAGCACACATTCCCGCAATCGTCGTTCCTATCAACATTTCGATCATCATCTCGATAAAAAATTGCATAATAATTTTATGTCGCGGAACACCAACAGACAAGTAAATGCCAATCTCATTACTCCGGTTCTGAATTTGCAGCGCTGATAAAAACAGAATCAGAAGAATTCCATTGGCTACAACCACCGCTAAAATAATAAGCGCAAAGTACTGAATAACATTCAATGGCTTCCCATATTTTTCATAAAGGGCATTGTTGCTTTCTAATGTATAAATCCCATCACTGATCCTACTGTATTCTTGAATAAAGGGCTCCAAAAGTTCAGGACTATCCAACATCAGAATAATTTCTGAACTGTATTGATCTTCTTCCTCCCAATGAATAGGCTCAGACTTTTCCCGTTCGCTTAGAATCATTTCCATTCTATTCATATAAGCCGCACTGATTTCAGCTAAGGTTGTCCCGGGTACTATAATCGTATTTTCCTGGAGCTCTTGATCGTAAATGACTTGCCGAGTTTCACTAAACTGGGGATTCTTACTGATGCAATGGCGATAAAATCCAATCACCTTCCATGAATAATGAAATTCAGAATCTTCAACATCAACGGAATTCGCAAAACTTTGCGTAATGATCGTATCCCCGATTTTTATCCCATTGACTTCCGCTAATTTTTCATCAATCACACAAACATAGTCATGGTATTTTAATTCTTCCTCATTGTAAAACCGACCTTCAGTTAATTCATAGGATCCATTGTGAAATTCAATGCAATCCGATGCTTTATTTCCAAATAACGAAACATTCATTTCATAATTGAGAGATGTCGAACCGCGGTCGTCTTCCATTACGGTATAGCTGTTAAAATTAACGCTTTTCTGCTTCATTTCTACGCACTGATTCCACGTCACAATGCGTTCATCCTGTATCATCTGTTCTAATTTTTCTGAAAGCTGCAGATTATTATTTCGGATATCTAAATAATTATCTGCATCCAATGCAGATCTTACGACCACAATGGGATTCATTTCTGATTTTGCCCGTGTGATTGCATTTTCACTTGCATATAAAACACTAATGCCGACGAGAATTAAAAAACTGATCACAAAAAAGATCAAGCTCATGAATAAAGTACGGCTTTTAAGTCGTTCTATAGATCTCAATGCTCTGTGAAAAAAATTCATAAATTGCTCCTTGATGTACTATAACAATTGAGAAGATCTGCTTTCTTCAATATTAGAAAAGATGAGCGTTACACTCTTCCTTATCTGCCTCAATCACAATTCAGATGAGCAAACCGCATACAAGCAGAACGTATTGCACATAAGCAAGACTCCCGTTATGGTTTAATTCAAACGATACGAAGCCATCAATTTTATACTTTTTCTAAAACCACTCAACTTATAAGAGTCACCTACAGAATAAGTTTCATTTAAATCATGCATATAATTCATCGAAAGGCAGAAGCAGAGATGCAGTAATAAAACATTCAAAGGATTTGAAACGATGAATCATTTCAAAATTAATCATATTATCTTTTATAATTTGTCCAGCTTCCATCCGATGAAGGGTTGATACAGAACTGATTGGTCCATGGCTTGGATCTTTAATACATTCTTTTTGTGATAATCCCTGATTTTCGCGTTCTATTTTAATTAAAAGTCCCAGTGTTCGCTTATCGCTATCGTGGATCGGAGTAAATTTTGCTGATTTCATCATTAAATCCCTCCTAGTAAACTTATTCTATCATAAATTATAAAGAAGCATTCAGCATCTTTAGCCTTTACCAAAAACACGGTATCGTCCCTGCCCGGGTTCCACTTCAATCGTCCCTCGATGCGCTTCGACAATTTCCCGGGCAATGGCTAAGCCCAGACCGCTGCCTTGGGAAGGTTTTACGTATAAAAAGCATCAAACAGATGCATCAGTATTTTCGCCTGGATTCCTTATAAACCTATTGAAAAATGAAATTCACGTTTTTCTGTTCATTCTCAGAGAGTAACAATTTTACTGCAAATCCAAATTAATTAAACAACAAGAAATAATCTTAGAATAAGCAGGAAAAGAAATGAAACGCCAATATTTATCCACAGAGATAGATTTTGATTTTTCTGCCTTATTGACAATCGCAGCAAGACTTCATTCAGAACGCCTACATAGAAAAGCCCAAGTCCATAAATCACAAGAAGAAAACTGAGAATTGAAATCGGCAAAGAAATCCCTAACGCCAGAACATTGCTGACTGAATAAGTAAGCAAATGAGCTTCATAATAGTTCAATTTAACAATAACTGTGGATAAAAACAGAAAACTGTACAAACCTCCGCTGACCAAAAACAAAATCCTGCGTTTCTGCCGGTCTACCTTGTGTTTCTTCCGTTCATAGATTCGAATCAATTTATCCATTTGCAGCTCATTATCTTTTCCGACTGCCGCTGCAACCCAAAAACTGATCGCAAGAAACAGCATTCCCGCTTTAATACTTATTTCATCTTTTGCCTTAAAAATCTCGATCAGTGGTGTCTCATAAACATATTCCGTTTTTTCCAAAGCTTTCAACTGTTCAACTTGTTGTTCTGCTTTGCGAAAACCTTCCATGCTTTCCAGTTTGAGATTCAGAATATAAGCCTCTCGCTCCAACGTATCCCGATCTATTTCATCTGCTGCATATTGAGTATATAATTCCGAAATTTGGTTTTGAATTTCAGCATAATTTTGATTCTGCTGAGCAATCAATAAGGTCTGTCTGTCAGTTAACAAGCCCTGCAGCTGAAACGAAAACTGTTGATAGTAATATTCATTTTTATCAATATAAGGAGAATAGTGCAAGCATTGAAACACTTGCACCCCAGCAAGCAGCACTACGATAAAAAGATTTTTCCCATTCATCCAAAATTTTTTCATCTCATAATAAAATAAAGGTTGTGGACGGTACTGGCGGTTTCTTTTTAAATTGAAATTACTTTCTTTCGCTGTTTTGCGATGAAATGCTGAATATCCAAAAAAAGCACCGCCAATGATCATTCCCATCAGACAAATTAGAAGAATTAAAGTTTTGACCTCGATTGGGTAATTCCCTAAAGGAACACTGGTGAATGTTGTAAGATAAGAATTAAATTGCAGCAAAGCCGCAAGATTGATGTATTTTAACAGAATAAGAAAGGATTCATTCTTTATTCCAGAAAAGAGCCAAAACTCCAAACTAAATAGAATAATTAAGCAGAGATAAAAAGATGGTCCTTGATGAAATCGGATGGCAGCCACGCTGACTAAAACCATGAAAAATAAAACGATCAAGAATTTTAGAACAAAAAATTGAAATAGGAAGACGGATGTACTCATGGCATAAGGAACATATAGAAATCCAATGATCGTCTGAATCGGAAGTTTCAGATTTAGATTTCCTCCCAAGCATAAAAAACTGATTATGCCTGTCAGCATTTCTAAAAATAAAAACATGCCTCCGCCTAAAATGAGAAGACTTGCAAACTTGTGCCAAGCACTTTGATTTTTAAAACGAGGAATAGGCAAAAGTATAGGTTCAAGATGGTCTTCTCTTTCTTTAACAAACAGGAAATAGGCACAAAAAACAAGAAACAAAAGCACCATCGTCAAACTGACAGGTTCCTGTAAAATAAAACTTA belongs to Holdemania massiliensis and includes:
- a CDS encoding ABC transporter permease; translation: MNFFHRALRSIERLKSRTLFMSLIFFVISFLILVGISVLYASENAITRAKSEMNPIVVVRSALDADNYLDIRNNNLQLSEKLEQMIQDERIVTWNQCVEMKQKSVNFNSYTVMEDDRGSTSLNYEMNVSLFGNKASDCIEFHNGSYELTEGRFYNEEELKYHDYVCVIDEKLAEVNGIKIGDTIITQSFANSVDVEDSEFHYSWKVIGFYRHCISKNPQFSETRQVIYDQELQENTIIVPGTTLAEISAAYMNRMEMILSEREKSEPIHWEEEDQYSSEIILMLDSPELLEPFIQEYSRISDGIYTLESNNALYEKYGKPLNVIQYFALIILAVVVANGILLILFLSALQIQNRSNEIGIYLSVGVPRHKIIMQFFIEMMIEMLIGTTIAGMCALWIVKPLNDQLLTLTVIQKQTEFLDADEDLSYSEAEKYFSEIDPEKILDQFQVELTGREIIACLICEGGILLMSLGLTSPTILKMKPKKILT